The Impatiens glandulifera chromosome 3, dImpGla2.1, whole genome shotgun sequence genome contains a region encoding:
- the LOC124930758 gene encoding uncharacterized protein LOC124930758, giving the protein MVGNGIRMRDSFTLNNTNVFAALTTLRKKKKNKPIKLIKDQGSLKKQQEEEKNNPEPQVLWTLTPLIAESWADVEDDDDFDYFASTAPPQVVWGTAPDLQSDEKEIPGLLEESESGEEEEKDVVDENEEHKPTKVVSSEKEPTITAVLLPTKDPNRQLSKKELKKKGLAELDAVLAELGYYSKSEASCQDDPNDKKIDKTSKQHKKKDKAMKEAKGTSSMKKVASMKKKKKSSKEMDVAAKAAANEVAVRNAKLAAAKKKKKIHYNQQPLR; this is encoded by the exons ATGGTTGGTAATGGAATCAGAATGCGTGATTCATTCACGTTGAACAACACTAATGTTTTTGCCGCGCTCACAACtttgaggaagaagaagaagaacaagccTATCAAACTTATCAAAGATCAAGGTTCGTTGAAGAAGCaacaggaggaggagaagaataatCCGGAGCCGCAGGTTCTTTGGACCCTGACTCCATTGATCGCCGAGTCCTGGGCGGATGTTGAAGATGATGACGATTTTGATTACTTTGCATCTACAGCTCCTCCGCAAGTAGTCTGGGGTACTGCACCTGATCTACAATCCGACGAGAAGGAGATCCCAGGGCTCTTAGAG GAAAGTGAAAGTGGGGAAGAAGAGGAAAAAGATGTTGTtgatgaaaatgaagaacataaaCCTACTAAAGTAGTATCCAGTGAGAAAGAACCAACCATTACTGCAGTTCTTTTGCCAACAAAGGATCCAAATAGGCAGCTATCCAAAAAGGAACTGAAGAAAAAAGGGCTTGCAGAACTAGATGCTGTTCTTGCTGAATTAGGGTACTACTCTAAGTCTGAAGCTAGTTGCCAAGATGACCCAAATG ATAAGAAGATAGACAAAACCTCGAAACAACATAAAAAGAAGGATAAAGCAATGAAAGAGGCAAAAGGTACATCATCGATGAAGAAAGTTGcatcaatgaagaagaagaagaaatcaagCAAGGAAATGGATGTTGCTGCTAAAGCTGCAGCTAATGAGGTCGCGGTTAGGAATGCAAAGCTGGCAGCtgcgaagaaaaagaagaagattcaCTACAACCAGCAGCCATTGCGGTAA